The DNA region CATGTGCGTACGGCCGATGGGGCGCGCCGATCTACGCTTACCCCGATGTCCACTAAGGTAAGCCTGACCTCACTTACTCGCGAGAAGGAGCTTCGATGAGCAAGGATCCGGGGCCGTGGACCACCACCGCGGGCACGGTCGGGCGCCATGCCCTCGTCGAGGCGTCTCCCCTCACGTGCACCTATCGGCGGACCATCGCGGCCTGCGACGCGCTCGATGTCCGGATCGTCGACCCCGGGGCGATGGGCGACTCCGCCGCCTTCCTGCCCGACGGGGCGGACCTGGCCTGCGCCCCCGGCGTCCTCGACGCGTTCCTCGACGCCTCGGCGGCCCGTATCCGCGCACGCCACGGCCGCACTCCGCGCAGAGACGTCGCCGCCTCCCGGGCGCTGCACGACTACCTGTGGTCCGTCAGCCTCCTGATGAGCGGGGCCTGGTACCTGGATCGCCGCGTGCCGCGCATCGCGCCACGTGACATCCGTGTGGACCTGACGACGGGCGCGATCGGCATCGTCCCCGGGCAGGACTTCGCATGCCTGCCGGACGACCCGGCGGCGGGCACGGCCGCTGCCCGGCTCGTGGGCCACGAGAACGAACTGCGGGCCGAGTTGCGGGCCGCGGTCGTCGATCACGTGCGTCCGCTGCTCGCCGCGATCGGCCCGACGATCCGGCGCGGACCGCGCGCCCTGTGGGGGATGGTGGCCGACGATCTGCTCTCCGGCATCTGGCACCTCGGCCGGATGCTGGGCCAGGAGGAACGCGCGGTGCGCGAGGCGACCGAGCTGCTTCCGACGGCGATCCCGCCCTTTCCGGGAGGGGCCGACTTCCGGCGCCTCAGCGGCCGCGACGGGCACCGCCACCCGACCCGCACACGCGCCGGCTGCTGCCTGTACTACACGATCGAACCGGACCGGGCCTGCCTGACCTGCCCGAGGACCTGCGACGCCGAGCGGCTGCGCCGGATCGAGGGCGAGGACTGAGCGCCGTACCGCACCCGGGGTACGGCGACGGGCCGGCGCCCGCGGCCGTACGGTCTCGTACGCCCGCCGGCAACCGGCCCGTCAGGAACGGCCCCGCGACTACTTCGCCGGGTCGACCTTGAAGATCTTCGCCATGTCGTCGAGCACCAGGTCGGCACCCTGGAGCGAGACGGAGGTCATCCAGACGGCGTCCTCGACCTCGTGGACGTTGCCCTTCTGCACCGCGTTCAGGCGCTTCCACAGCGGGTTGGCGAGGAACTTCTTCTTGCGCTCCTCACCGCCCGAGAAGGTCGTCATGAAGATGTGGTCGGCGTCCGCCTGCGCGATCTGCTCCTCGCTGATCTCGATGTTGAACTTCTCCTGGTCCTGCTGGTTGGCGGGCCGGGCGAGCCCCATGTCGGTCAGGATGATGCCGCTGAAGGTCTTGGGCAGGTAGATGCGCGTCGGCCCGTCGAGAAAGCGCGTCAGCGAGTAGGTCTGCCCGGGGTTCTTGGCGTTGATCGCGTCGCCGATCTTCTTCGCGCGCGTCTGGTACGCCGCGAGCTTGTCGGCGGCCTTCTTCTCCTCGCCGAGAGCCGTGCCCAGGAAGGTGATGTTCTCCTTCCAGATCGGGCCGGTGGTCTTCACGAAGACCGTCGGCGCGATCTTGCTCAGCTGGTCGTAGAGGTCCTCGTGACGGACCGTCGCCGAAACGATGAGGTCCGGCTTGAGGGCGGCGATCGCCTCCAGGTTCGGGCTGTCGAGCGGGCCGACGTCCTTGGTGTCCTTCACCGCGTCACCGAGGTACGGGGGGAAGCCCTTCTGGTCGCGGTACGAGCCGATGCCGCCCACGAGCGGGGCGTCGAGGGCGACGACGGCCTCGACGAGGCTGTTGTCGAGCGCCACGACGCGCTTGGGCTTCGTCTTGATCTCGGTCTTGCCCTTGTCGTGAGTGACGGTCCGGGGGAAGCCCGCCTCGGAGGCGGCGGCCGGCTTGTCGGCGGCGGACTTGCCGTCGTCGCTCGTACCGCCGCAGGCGGCGACGGAGAAGGCCAGGGCCGCGGTGAGCAGGGCAGCGGCGAGCCGGCCGGGCCGGCGGCGCTGGGTGAGGGTGTTCATGGGTCTCCCATACACGGACTGTCGCTTAGGTAAGGCTTACCTGAGCGGGCGCTGTGAGGATAGCGCCTCTCCGTGACCGGATCCATACGGTGGGATAGTCGTACACTCAACCGTTAGGCATGCCTTACCTTATGCAGGTGTCTGTGAAGCCCGTCGCCGAAGGGGCGGCCACCGCGCCCCCACCTGCCCCACCACGCCCCCGACCCCCACGAGTTGCGGCGCGCGCCGTCATAGCGGCCCTGCTCGTCGCCGCGCTGATCGCGGCGGTCTGCGCCTCGCTCGCCATCGGCACCAAGTCCGTGCCGCTCTCCGACGTCCTGCACGCGATCGGCGGCGGGACGGACGGCGACGCGGTCATCGTCCGCGAACTGCGCATGCCCCGCACCTTCCTGGGCCTGCTCGTCGGTCTCGCGCTCGGCGCGGCCGGAGCCGTCGCCCAGGACATCACCCGCAACCCGCTGGGCGACCCCGGTCTCATCGGGATCAGCGCGGGCGGCTCGTTCGCCGTCGCGGCCGGTATCGGAGCGTTCGGGCTGACCAGTTCATACCAGTACATCTGGTTCGCCTTCCTCGGCGGGGCGCTGGCCGGGCTGCTCGCCTACGCGGTCGGCGGCACCGGGTACGGCGGCGCCACCCCCGCCAAACTCGCCCTGGCCGGCGCGGCGGTGACCGTTCTCCTCGACGCCGGCACCAACACCCTGGTCCTCCTCGACGTCCGGACCCTGGACCAGTACCGCTTCTGGGCCGTCGGCTCGCTGGCCGGACGCGACGCCCACCTCGGCCTGGAACTCCTCCCGTTCGTCGTCGTCGGTCTCCTGCTGGCGATCGGACTGAGCGGCCGGCTCAACGCCCTCGCCCTCGGCGACGACCTCGCCACCACCCTCGGCACCAAGGTCCGCACCACCCGGCTCCTCGGCGCCGTCGCCGTGATCCTGCTGACCGGCGCCGCCGTCGCCGCGGCCGGGCCCGTCACCTTCGTCGGCCTGGTCGTCCCCCATGTCGTCCGGGCGTTCACCGGGCCCGACGCCCGCTGGCTGGTGCCCTGTTCGGCGCTCGGCGGCGCCACGCTGATGCTCAGCGCCGATGTCGTCGGGCGCATGGTCGCCCGCCCGGGCGAGCTGGAGGCCGGCGTGGTCACCGCGATGCTCGGCGCCCCGTTCCTCGCCCTGCTGGTCAAGCGCGGCAAGCTCAAGGAGCACACCCGATGAGCCTGCCCCGTACGACCACCCCGCGCATGGCCACCACTCTGCGCCTGGAGTTCGGCCCCTTCGGCGCGGCCCTGCGCCTCAGGGTCGCCC from Streptomyces fradiae includes:
- a CDS encoding (2Fe-2S)-binding protein; the encoded protein is MSKDPGPWTTTAGTVGRHALVEASPLTCTYRRTIAACDALDVRIVDPGAMGDSAAFLPDGADLACAPGVLDAFLDASAARIRARHGRTPRRDVAASRALHDYLWSVSLLMSGAWYLDRRVPRIAPRDIRVDLTTGAIGIVPGQDFACLPDDPAAGTAAARLVGHENELRAELRAAVVDHVRPLLAAIGPTIRRGPRALWGMVADDLLSGIWHLGRMLGQEERAVREATELLPTAIPPFPGGADFRRLSGRDGHRHPTRTRAGCCLYYTIEPDRACLTCPRTCDAERLRRIEGED
- a CDS encoding ABC transporter substrate-binding protein codes for the protein MNTLTQRRRPGRLAAALLTAALAFSVAACGGTSDDGKSAADKPAAASEAGFPRTVTHDKGKTEIKTKPKRVVALDNSLVEAVVALDAPLVGGIGSYRDQKGFPPYLGDAVKDTKDVGPLDSPNLEAIAALKPDLIVSATVRHEDLYDQLSKIAPTVFVKTTGPIWKENITFLGTALGEEKKAADKLAAYQTRAKKIGDAINAKNPGQTYSLTRFLDGPTRIYLPKTFSGIILTDMGLARPANQQDQEKFNIEISEEQIAQADADHIFMTTFSGGEERKKKFLANPLWKRLNAVQKGNVHEVEDAVWMTSVSLQGADLVLDDMAKIFKVDPAK
- a CDS encoding FecCD family ABC transporter permease, with the protein product MQVSVKPVAEGAATAPPPAPPRPRPPRVAARAVIAALLVAALIAAVCASLAIGTKSVPLSDVLHAIGGGTDGDAVIVRELRMPRTFLGLLVGLALGAAGAVAQDITRNPLGDPGLIGISAGGSFAVAAGIGAFGLTSSYQYIWFAFLGGALAGLLAYAVGGTGYGGATPAKLALAGAAVTVLLDAGTNTLVLLDVRTLDQYRFWAVGSLAGRDAHLGLELLPFVVVGLLLAIGLSGRLNALALGDDLATTLGTKVRTTRLLGAVAVILLTGAAVAAAGPVTFVGLVVPHVVRAFTGPDARWLVPCSALGGATLMLSADVVGRMVARPGELEAGVVTAMLGAPFLALLVKRGKLKEHTR